The following proteins are encoded in a genomic region of Brachyspira pilosicoli:
- the flgK gene encoding flagellar hook-associated protein FlgK yields the protein MSTSSFFGIELGKRSLQNFKTALEVTGHNINNVATKGYSRQRVVMRTFDKPLEEPSLNRAERAGQIGQGAEITTIERLRDEFIDSKIMVELGSDGYWKTKNNYLQQLEAIYNEPGEYNLRNDLDAFWDAWQEMSVNPAERGTRMTLVERADRINNSFNQMYNQMDSMRNNLNALVENKVNRINDIANSIRSLNTAIVKQEALGQSPNDLLDKRDLLLDELSSLANVDIKSIDPDETMIYIGSRSLVQGNVVNKLTLERSALNEGMFDVYWENDHVQLNLQGGELKALLELRDVDTVDAINDLDTLAMNLADSVNEIHRSGFGLNQETGIDFFTMNKQTPSVIGNYDLNNDGTEDSTIMFKVSGVNSVDANDSIGSSGTLVFGSKTREGADVAIDYTAQMKVKDLIDKINSSDANVSAYLDDKNRLVLKAKGFDDYVKPSYFIKHIEDSGDFLVGISGLLNQSGANGAYNWQATNQVNQLAGDFRNFTVTPEKHPAAAISVNDIIRNDVNYIAASKGIDTTGNGFNDKWNGVGDGSNALAIANLKNKEIMVDSKSTFNDFYTGSISQIASRTETANSESEKQTIVMEYLEKLRQSVSGVNLDEEVAQMAMYQHGYNASARVVSVMDQLLDVVINRMGV from the coding sequence ATGTCAACAAGCTCATTTTTTGGCATAGAATTAGGTAAAAGATCCCTTCAAAACTTTAAAACAGCTTTAGAAGTAACAGGGCATAATATAAATAATGTAGCTACTAAAGGATACAGCAGACAAAGAGTGGTAATGCGTACATTCGATAAACCTCTCGAAGAGCCAAGTTTAAACAGAGCAGAACGTGCAGGACAAATAGGTCAAGGTGCTGAAATAACTACAATAGAAAGATTAAGAGATGAGTTTATAGATTCAAAAATAATGGTAGAACTTGGAAGCGATGGATATTGGAAGACAAAAAATAATTATTTACAGCAATTAGAGGCTATATATAATGAGCCTGGTGAATATAATTTAAGAAATGATTTAGATGCATTCTGGGACGCTTGGCAGGAGATGAGTGTTAACCCTGCTGAAAGAGGCACAAGAATGACTTTAGTAGAGAGGGCTGACAGAATAAATAACTCATTTAATCAGATGTATAATCAAATGGATTCTATGAGAAACAATTTAAACGCTCTTGTAGAAAATAAAGTTAATAGAATTAATGATATAGCTAACTCTATTAGAAGTTTAAATACTGCTATAGTTAAACAAGAAGCATTAGGTCAGAGTCCTAATGATTTATTAGATAAAAGAGATTTATTGTTAGATGAATTATCATCTTTAGCTAATGTTGATATAAAATCTATTGACCCTGATGAAACAATGATTTATATAGGAAGCCGTTCATTAGTGCAGGGAAATGTGGTAAACAAATTAACTTTAGAGAGAAGTGCTCTTAATGAAGGTATGTTTGATGTTTACTGGGAAAATGACCATGTACAGCTTAATTTACAGGGCGGAGAATTAAAGGCTTTATTAGAACTTAGAGATGTAGATACTGTTGATGCTATAAATGATTTAGACACTTTAGCTATGAATTTGGCTGACAGTGTAAACGAAATACATAGAAGCGGTTTTGGTTTAAATCAGGAAACAGGAATTGATTTCTTTACTATGAATAAACAAACTCCTTCTGTAATAGGAAACTATGATTTAAATAATGACGGTACTGAAGATTCTACTATAATGTTTAAAGTAAGCGGTGTAAATAGTGTTGATGCTAACGATAGTATAGGAAGCTCTGGAACATTGGTATTTGGAAGCAAAACAAGAGAGGGTGCTGATGTTGCTATAGATTATACTGCACAAATGAAAGTAAAAGACTTGATAGATAAAATAAACTCAAGCGACGCTAATGTATCAGCTTATTTAGATGATAAAAATAGGCTTGTATTAAAAGCTAAAGGTTTTGATGATTATGTTAAGCCTTCATACTTTATTAAGCATATAGAAGATTCTGGAGACTTTTTGGTTGGCATATCTGGTTTATTAAATCAGTCCGGAGCTAATGGTGCTTACAATTGGCAGGCTACAAACCAGGTTAATCAATTAGCTGGCGATTTTAGAAACTTCACTGTAACACCAGAAAAACACCCTGCAGCTGCAATTAGTGTAAATGACATAATAAGAAATGATGTTAACTATATAGCAGCTTCAAAAGGTATAGATACTACAGGTAATGGCTTTAATGATAAATGGAATGGTGTTGGTGATGGCTCTAATGCTTTGGCTATAGCTAATTTGAAAAATAAAGAAATAATGGTAGACAGCAAATCTACATTTAATGATTTTTATACTGGAAGTATTTCTCAAATAGCTTCAAGAACAGAAACAGCAAATTCTGAAAGCGAAAAACAAACTATTGTTATGGAATATCTTGAAAAGTTAAGACAGTCTGTTTCTGGAGTTAATTTAGATGAAGAAGTAGCACAAATGGCAATGTATCAGCATGGATATAATGCTTCTGCAAGAGTTGTTAGTGTTATGGATCAGCTTCTTGATGTAGTTATAAACAGAATGGGTGTATAA
- a CDS encoding methyl-accepting chemotaxis protein, whose product MSIRLRITLMIFAVMAFIAISSNFLSSNLNIETFYKVIDDNMNNNFKIIANNFENKFYASREEVNKLAYKSALTFNTIDRRTDAYLNNNASNFLMENINESNPYIDRVLSILFIPNYNLGFNELPKSYNINTKTTNFTIITNDINGIWSNLNTYSPTDVYYKTFLSSMFNRTLLNISKTIVENDSIIGVANVAVLFDYTNSSEIKNIFNINSSELLVINKNDLTIINSKDNKLNKSKLDIIYPVYYQLFNSNLAKDEIVTENINIYGKDYRVYIKSISDILNVVMLIPNTYYDSQISYMNRSIVYTIIMVFVISAIIIGFFIKLIFASLTRISDIVGDSINNKDLSVEIPELSGGDEVSEITRWMGILNNNFQATIANVKKIISISKKQSDRFTNQISSNADIIHNINESIENIKTNIHEELNNLEIVENSNKNILEYIDINSNNIDEIDRDTKELQEKIIKEGDSIEQISVSVEQMSKTIEGIDNIIFNASNKTKDLHIASMKSKEKMQATSTATSDLRNALGFISNFVSSIRNIAHQTNLLAMNAAIEAAHAGKYSSGFAVVAEEIRKLSEVSNEQADNANKVLQTIEEKIIVTTNDLTESTAQFDMLARDVQEVTEIMGSVHNSSVEQLKAINEIVNSITTISSSSENIKKQYINVASKLGDIKNNINTLNTLSVSASKSMAKLRTTSDAIYENIDKIYSNSNELSNYANTMNKFANDNNKILTDLDNEISKYNINTKASSATTTQRVRGISLIILKDFVREKFGEEGYQKWLTAMEPASSLIFKNDISIKEWYPFMAGFHNPHKLVCDLFYNGDNAGIRDIAEYHYNRLIPKYFNIILLFVPRYYILRYVAEVIFKEIHDPVRIEVIKSRKRLLVAHMKNFTGNPEILELSLMAWSSLLLGSITHVKSSLEITKSIKDGELYTEFVLKW is encoded by the coding sequence ATGAGTATAAGACTTCGTATCACTTTAATGATATTTGCTGTAATGGCCTTTATAGCTATTAGTTCTAATTTTTTAAGCAGCAACCTTAATATAGAAACTTTCTATAAAGTAATAGATGACAATATGAATAATAATTTCAAAATTATAGCTAATAACTTTGAAAACAAGTTCTATGCTTCAAGAGAAGAAGTAAATAAATTAGCCTACAAATCTGCACTAACCTTTAATACAATAGATAGAAGAACTGATGCATATTTAAATAATAATGCCTCCAATTTCTTAATGGAAAATATTAATGAATCAAATCCATATATTGATAGAGTGTTAAGTATTCTATTTATACCAAATTATAATTTAGGCTTTAATGAGCTTCCTAAATCATATAATATCAATACAAAAACAACTAATTTTACAATTATAACTAATGATATAAACGGGATTTGGAGTAATTTAAATACATATTCTCCTACAGATGTATATTATAAGACTTTTTTATCTTCTATGTTTAATAGAACATTATTAAATATATCTAAAACTATTGTTGAAAATGACTCTATTATTGGTGTCGCTAATGTGGCTGTATTATTTGATTATACTAACAGCAGCGAAATAAAAAATATATTTAATATAAATTCATCTGAACTTTTGGTCATTAACAAAAATGATTTAACTATTATTAACTCTAAAGATAATAAATTAAACAAAAGCAAACTTGATATAATTTATCCTGTTTATTATCAATTATTTAATTCAAATTTAGCTAAAGATGAAATAGTAACAGAAAATATAAATATATATGGAAAAGATTATAGAGTTTATATAAAAAGCATATCTGATATTTTAAATGTTGTTATGCTTATACCTAATACTTATTATGATTCGCAGATAAGTTATATGAATAGGTCTATAGTTTATACTATTATTATGGTATTTGTTATATCTGCTATTATAATAGGATTTTTTATAAAATTGATATTCGCATCATTAACCAGAATTTCTGATATAGTAGGGGATTCTATTAATAATAAGGATTTATCTGTTGAAATACCAGAGCTTTCCGGAGGAGATGAAGTATCTGAAATTACAAGGTGGATGGGAATATTAAATAATAATTTTCAGGCTACTATAGCAAACGTAAAAAAGATTATATCTATATCTAAAAAACAAAGTGATAGATTTACAAATCAAATATCTTCAAATGCAGATATAATACATAATATAAATGAGTCTATAGAAAATATAAAAACTAATATTCATGAAGAATTAAATAATTTAGAGATAGTAGAAAACAGTAACAAAAATATTTTGGAATATATAGATATTAACTCTAACAACATAGATGAAATAGACAGAGATACAAAGGAACTTCAAGAAAAAATAATAAAAGAGGGAGACAGTATAGAGCAAATATCTGTATCTGTAGAGCAGATGTCTAAAACAATAGAAGGTATAGACAATATTATATTTAATGCTTCCAATAAAACAAAAGACTTACATATAGCTTCTATGAAAAGTAAAGAAAAAATGCAAGCTACATCAACAGCTACAAGTGATTTGAGAAATGCATTAGGTTTTATATCCAATTTCGTAAGCTCTATAAGAAACATAGCACATCAAACAAACTTACTTGCTATGAATGCCGCTATTGAGGCAGCTCATGCTGGTAAATATAGTTCAGGTTTTGCTGTAGTTGCTGAAGAGATAAGAAAATTATCAGAAGTTTCAAATGAACAGGCTGATAATGCCAATAAAGTATTACAAACAATAGAAGAGAAAATAATAGTAACAACTAATGATTTAACAGAATCTACAGCTCAATTTGATATGCTTGCTAGAGATGTACAAGAAGTTACAGAGATAATGGGAAGCGTACATAACTCTTCTGTTGAACAGTTAAAAGCTATTAATGAAATAGTTAATTCAATTACTACAATATCAAGCTCAAGTGAAAATATTAAAAAACAATATATAAATGTAGCAAGCAAATTAGGCGATATAAAAAATAATATTAATACTCTAAATACTTTATCTGTCAGTGCTTCTAAATCTATGGCTAAGCTTAGAACTACATCAGATGCCATATATGAAAATATAGATAAAATATATTCTAACTCTAATGAACTTTCTAATTATGCAAATACAATGAACAAATTTGCAAATGATAATAATAAAATATTAACAGATTTAGATAATGAAATATCAAAATATAATATAAACACTAAAGCCTCTTCTGCAACTACAACACAAAGAGTAAGAGGAATATCTTTAATAATATTGAAAGACTTTGTAAGAGAAAAGTTTGGAGAAGAGGGCTATCAGAAATGGCTTACTGCTATGGAGCCTGCTTCTTCATTAATATTTAAAAATGATATATCTATAAAAGAATGGTACCCTTTTATGGCTGGTTTCCACAACCCTCATAAACTTGTATGTGATTTGTTTTATAATGGTGATAATGCTGGTATAAGAGATATTGCTGAATACCACTATAATAGACTTATACCAAAATATTTTAATATAATATTACTATTTGTACCTAGATATTATATTTTACGTTATGTAGCTGAAGTAATATTTAAAGAGATACATGACCCTGTTAGAATTGAGGTTATTAAAAGCAGAAAAAGACTATTAGTAGCTCATATGAAAAACTTTACAGGAAACCCTGAAATATTAGAGCTATCTTTAATGGCTTGGTCTTCTCTATTATTAGGCTCTATTACGCATGTTAAATCTTCTTTAGAAATAACTAAATCTATTAAAGACGGAGAGCTTTATACTGAATTTGTTTTGAAATGGTAG
- the lnt gene encoding apolipoprotein N-acyltransferase, with translation MKVTKSNSYTYGIIILSISAAMLLTLAFPPLNFFPVAFIALFPLNIIIYKADKIRYYVLSSFLFVIVFFGYLLVWVAAFMLKETEATVSFLALFTILFLLTLLFYFPAMIVSGYLSKAFPNIRFLIVPAVFTVMEYMRNVGYLGFPWGIIGYSQWNFLPFIQIADTIGVLGISFLVYLSNAVITHYLILYVEKSESIKNNKQIANKSIFIPAIATVSVFFIILIYGLIKVNYVEAKRVSMPKTKMALIQKSFDPNIPWNSIYTGEPYKRNSPGIQGLAERFLLKSEKFQSEEKPDGYTQNSTISVKRICKLATDAALSKPSLIVYPESVTMDSYNYYLSRYEEMFRYGMASNSTYPAIYNTYLLYSTIKDTQTHHLLGTTIIEENTNENAYNPYKYYNGIAFINEQGNIVDDYRKIKLVPGGEAYPFQNNKFLLNTFPFKNIIALIYEQFDKAGASRWEIGDKISVFEHPNGYKFSGIICYESAFGDFVRQFAYDGAQTIAVITEDAWSYSDNSLLQHFYMSVFRAIENRRDIVHNGNSGVTGHISSSGKVISTLPFWKPDYMIANVALNDNITIYTRFGEWFVVLCFIGVAALFIIKLSSTIKNIYQKTKDTIYTKIKKNKVKNSNNKVPKDINNNEKHIYDIKKKEEPPQSIFEQNTSEIFNTLNEIIEEDEKNNK, from the coding sequence ATAAAAGTGACAAAGAGTAATTCATATACTTACGGAATAATTATATTAAGCATCTCGGCTGCTATGCTTTTAACTTTAGCTTTTCCTCCGCTCAATTTCTTCCCTGTAGCATTTATAGCTCTTTTTCCTTTAAATATTATTATATATAAAGCTGATAAAATTAGGTATTATGTATTATCTTCTTTTTTATTTGTAATAGTATTTTTTGGATATTTGCTTGTATGGGTGGCAGCATTTATGCTCAAAGAGACAGAGGCTACTGTTTCTTTTTTAGCTTTATTTACAATATTATTTTTGCTTACTCTGCTCTTTTATTTCCCAGCTATGATAGTAAGCGGTTATCTTTCAAAGGCTTTTCCTAATATAAGATTTTTAATAGTGCCTGCAGTATTTACTGTTATGGAATATATGAGAAATGTTGGATATTTAGGTTTTCCTTGGGGTATTATAGGGTATTCTCAGTGGAACTTTTTACCATTTATACAAATAGCTGACACTATAGGGGTGCTTGGCATAAGTTTTTTAGTTTATTTATCTAATGCTGTTATTACGCACTATTTAATATTATATGTAGAAAAATCTGAAAGTATAAAAAATAATAAACAAATAGCAAACAAAAGTATTTTTATACCAGCTATAGCGACTGTATCAGTATTTTTTATTATTTTAATATACGGTCTAATAAAAGTAAATTATGTAGAAGCAAAAAGAGTTTCTATGCCTAAAACTAAAATGGCGCTCATACAAAAATCTTTTGACCCAAATATTCCTTGGAATAGCATATATACAGGCGAACCATATAAAAGAAACTCTCCTGGTATACAAGGACTTGCAGAGAGATTTCTATTAAAATCAGAGAAATTTCAAAGTGAAGAAAAACCAGATGGATATACTCAAAACAGCACTATATCTGTGAAAAGAATATGCAAATTAGCAACCGATGCTGCATTATCAAAGCCTTCTCTAATAGTATATCCAGAATCTGTAACAATGGATTCATATAACTATTATTTATCTCGTTATGAAGAGATGTTTAGATATGGCATGGCTTCTAACTCTACATATCCTGCAATTTATAATACTTATCTTTTGTATAGTACAATAAAAGATACACAAACCCATCATTTACTTGGAACAACAATTATAGAAGAAAACACAAATGAAAATGCATATAATCCTTATAAATACTATAACGGAATAGCATTTATAAATGAGCAGGGAAATATTGTTGATGATTACAGAAAAATAAAACTAGTTCCTGGAGGAGAAGCTTATCCTTTTCAAAATAATAAGTTTCTTCTAAACACTTTCCCATTTAAAAATATTATAGCTCTAATATATGAACAATTTGATAAAGCAGGTGCAAGCAGATGGGAAATAGGTGATAAAATATCAGTATTTGAGCATCCAAATGGCTATAAATTCTCTGGTATAATATGTTATGAAAGTGCTTTTGGAGATTTTGTAAGGCAGTTTGCTTATGACGGCGCTCAAACTATAGCCGTTATTACAGAAGATGCTTGGTCTTATAGCGACAACTCTTTACTTCAACATTTTTACATGTCTGTATTTAGGGCAATAGAAAATAGAAGAGATATAGTGCATAATGGAAACTCTGGTGTTACTGGACATATATCAAGCAGCGGAAAGGTAATATCTACACTCCCTTTCTGGAAACCTGATTATATGATTGCTAATGTAGCTTTAAATGATAACATCACAATATATACAAGATTTGGTGAATGGTTTGTAGTATTATGCTTTATTGGAGTAGCTGCCCTATTTATTATAAAATTAAGCAGTACTATTAAAAATATTTATCAAAAAACTAAAGATACAATATATACAAAAATAAAAAAAAACAAAGTAAAAAATAGCAACAATAAAGTTCCTAAAGATATAAACAATAATGAAAAACATATTTATGATATAAAGAAAAAAGAAGAACCGCCTCAGAGTATATTCGAACAAAATACTTCAGAAATATTTAATACTTTAAACGAAATTATAGAGGAAGATGAAAAAAATAATAAATAA
- a CDS encoding chemotaxis protein CheB — translation MGLFINVLIAEDSKEISDDIKKILLKNPAVKIVNIVNNGIDAYKTIANKKIDFAFVEFNLPIMGAYELLKQLKNNDINTKIIVLSTTDKNDDLNNRLINLGAFKIINKNANIEYIEKEILNIITNKNIKQEKIKTTEIKIGEAINNNFLENIRLQRNTINTYPHHVNRVNEVINKINYSDFKKPKLIAVGISTGGPKALRILIPSIPKNFPIPILIAQHIPKDFSCSLAKGLNDVSQITVKEAEDNEEVKAGFAYICPGENNMGIYLENNNIRIKLQPDLKFDLPYMPSINYLFNTINDNLKDQSIAVIMTGMGNDGTEGMINLYNNKNLTIVQDKITSTIFGMPKSAIENNAVNFIISLYDMADFLIQYTTIKLKGKY, via the coding sequence ATGGGATTATTTATAAATGTATTAATAGCAGAAGATTCCAAAGAAATTTCTGATGATATAAAAAAAATACTCTTAAAAAATCCTGCTGTCAAGATAGTAAATATTGTAAATAATGGCATAGATGCATACAAAACAATAGCAAATAAAAAAATAGATTTTGCATTTGTAGAATTTAATTTACCAATAATGGGAGCGTATGAGCTTCTTAAACAATTAAAAAATAATGACATAAATACTAAAATAATAGTATTATCAACTACAGATAAAAATGATGATTTAAATAATAGATTAATAAATTTAGGTGCATTCAAAATTATAAATAAAAATGCAAATATAGAATATATAGAAAAAGAAATACTAAACATCATAACAAATAAAAATATTAAGCAGGAAAAAATAAAAACAACTGAAATAAAAATAGGTGAGGCTATAAATAATAATTTCTTGGAAAATATTAGACTACAAAGAAATACTATCAACACTTATCCGCATCATGTAAACAGAGTGAATGAAGTTATAAATAAAATAAATTATTCAGATTTTAAAAAACCAAAACTCATAGCAGTAGGAATATCCACAGGAGGTCCTAAAGCCTTAAGAATATTAATACCCTCTATACCAAAAAACTTTCCAATACCAATACTCATAGCACAGCATATACCAAAAGATTTTTCATGTTCTTTAGCTAAGGGACTAAATGATGTATCGCAAATTACAGTTAAAGAAGCAGAGGATAATGAAGAAGTGAAAGCCGGATTTGCCTATATTTGCCCAGGAGAAAATAATATGGGCATATATTTAGAAAATAATAATATAAGAATAAAATTACAACCAGATTTAAAATTTGACTTACCTTATATGCCGTCAATTAATTACTTATTTAATACAATTAATGATAATCTCAAAGATCAATCAATAGCAGTAATAATGACCGGCATGGGAAATGACGGCACTGAAGGAATGATTAATTTATACAATAATAAAAATCTCACCATTGTACAAGATAAAATTACAAGTACTATATTCGGCATGCCTAAAAGTGCTATAGAAAATAATGCTGTTAATTTTATAATATCGCTTTATGATATGGCAGATTTTTTAATACAATA